The genomic window GGGATATTCAGGTGGAATTTGGGTTCTATGCAAAGATAATATCCGTGTCGAAGTTATGGTTAATCATATGCAGTTTATtcacatgaaaattaaatttgatgATGTTATAGATTTGGTGTTCTTTATAGGTGTTTATGGGAGTCCCCGTAGAAATTTGAGGAAGGATTTATGGTATGGCCTAAGCTGCATTGCTACAAATATTAATCTCCCTTGGTTGATTACTGGGATTTTAATGCTTTGCTTGATGAGGATGAGAAAAAAAGGTGGCTCGAATAGGGTTGTTGTTATCCAGCTTTCCAGCAGGTATGTTTAGTCTGTGAGTTGAAGGATCCTGAATCTAAAGGTCCCAAATTCACTTGGAATAGAGGGAATATATTTGAACATCTTAATAAATCCTTATGCAATTCTCGTTGGGAGATAATGTTCCCAAATATTGTTGTTTTCCATATGCTGAGAATCAAATCCAATCATTGCCCGCTCTCGATTTCATTCGGTAGCAAGGTAAAAACAAATTCCCCTCGTCTTTTCCGGTTCTTAAGTGGTTGGTTGTCTCATAGTAATTTTAGTTATATGGTTAATGGGAATTGAAATAGTGAGAGCTAGTTAGAAGATTTGGTTGAGAAGTTTATGGTAACAGGGATAACATAGAATAGGGATGTTTTCAGGCACATTttgaagagaaagagaaatatgACGAACCAACTTGATTGCATCCAAAGAGCACTGAAGATGTTTCAATCTAAGAATCTTCTTAATCTTGAGAAATCATTGCGAGTAGAACTTGAATGAATTATGGACTTGGAAGAGAGACTTTGGCGACAAAAGGCGCGGAGTGATTGGTTAACTCTTGGAGACCGAAACACCAAATACTTCTATTGTAAGGCTAACTCAATGAGGCGTTTTAATGAGATCAAAGCTCTAAGATCGTCTAATGGAGAGTGGTGCTATGATGAGGAAGTGTTGAAAGTTGAAACTATTCTTTTCTTTAAAAGGTTACGAAAGATTCGTCTAGTATGGGTCGGTTTCCTGTTCAGAACATGTTCTCCATTCTTGAACAAGATTTATTGAATTTCATTGGGTGAATTCCTTCGCATCAAGAAGTTCATGATGCTCTATTTGAGATGGCACCGCTTAAAGCACCGAGGGTGGATGGCCTTCATGCCCAATCTTATCAAAGCTAATGGAATATTGTAGGTGAGTCACTGGTGTGCATGGTTAAAAGGGTGTTTGAATGAGGTAATATTGAATCTTTTCTTAACAAAACATTGATTCTTCTAATACCCAAAGTAAGTTCTCCAGAGTCAATCTCTCAGTTCTGACCCATAAGCTTATATATAGTGCCTTACAAGGTCCAAACGAAGGTAATTGTGAACTATCTCAAACCTATCATGTCGTCTCTTATTGCAGCTAATCAGACTAGCTTTGTTGGAGAAGGAATATTTTGGATAACGTGATTATTGCTCAAGAGGTTATTCATTCGATGCGGCACAAAAAATGGAAGAAAGGATGGATGGAAATCAAAATTGACATGGAGAAGGCTTATGATAGATTAAGATGAGAGTTTATTGAGTATACACTTTTAGATACCCAAATTCCTGAGACATTAGTTCATGTCATTATGTGATGTGCTACGTCTATGTCCATGCAAATTTTGTGGAATGAGTGTTTCACAGAAGAATTCTCCACTCAAGAGGAGTAAGGCAAGGGGATCTTATTTctccttatttatttttgttaactaTCGAGAAGCTTGGTGAGGCTATTAAGTTGGTTGTCACTGAATCTACCTAGAAACCTGTTCAGCTTGAAAGGGAAGAGCCTCCTCTatcatatcttttttttttgcggATGACTTAGTATTGTTTGAAGAAGCAAGTAAGAAAATTGTTGTAGCCATGGAATTGGTCCTTCACCAATTCTGCTTGTATTCAGGTCACAAAATGAATgcagaaaaaaaattcattttcagcCAACACTGATAAATTGGTTAGGGAGATGCTTAGTAAGGAGTTTGGTTTTCAGGAAGTGGATGACTTGGGGATCTATTTGGGAATGCTTTTGTTCCATAAGAGAGTCACTAAGAGTACGTTCCAATTTATTATAGATAAGGTGCAGAAGAGGCTTAATGGGTTTGACGCTAAACTCCTTTCTATGGCTGATAGAATTACTTTGGCCAAGTCAGTATTTTTGGCCATCCCAAGTTACTTTGTGCAATCAACCATGATTCCTGTAGGTGTTTGTGACAAGATTGAACAAATTATTAGGAGCTTTGTTTGGGGCACCACAAGAGATGCCAAGAAAGTGCATTTAGTTAATTGGGACACATGTTGCCAACCTATGAACTATGGGGGTCTTGGATTCAGGAAAATGACCCCCCTAAAATCGCTCTTTTCTTATGAAGGTAGCTTTTCAATTTACGACCAATCTGGATGCTTTTTAGGTACGCTTGTTGCGATAGAAATATAAGATAATGGATCGATGCCCCAAATCTATTTATCAGCCTTGTTGTTCTTATGTTTGGCACTCTTTATCAAATATTTGGGAACAGTTTAGGTAAAACATTTCTTGGAGCATAGGCGATGGGAAAGATGTGGATTTTTTTAACGATATTTGGGTTCCTGAATTGGGAGCGATTCGAAATCACATGTTAGCCAACTCGAATAGAGAGAAAAAAATCAAGGTAGCCGATATGGTTAAAGCGGATGGTCAGTGAAACTGGTCATCACTTCAGTAGTATGTTGGTAAAGATGTCCTGGACTATATGTATGCCCTCCTCCTTGTGAAATGGTCGGGAGAGACATTTGTCTGTGGCAAACTCATAGAATTTGGAAATTCTCCATCAAAGCGGCATGCAACAGTTTAGTACAGATGGATGACCGGGTAGGGGATAATATTTAGAGTGGAATTTGGAAGATTAATCTACCACCAAGAATCAAGCATTTTCTCTGGGTAGTTATACACTAGAAACTcttaacaaaatttgaaaggaATAGAAGGAATATGTCTCCCTTAAAGGATTGCACCATGTGTGGGGATATTCAAGAAACAATCATTCATAACCTGCGTGATTGATCTGTTGTAGCTAAGGTATGGGAAAAGGTAATACCCCCAAATTACTTGTCTCACTTCCTTAATTTAGATCTTTTGGATTGGGTAATTACCAACTTGAATGGTAGTTTTGGGGGAAATGAGACTCTTTGCTGTCTTATGCTTACTATTGTGGATGAATaggaataaatttatttttcaacaagttTCAAACTTGCCTGATGAGATTGTATGTAGGGAAGAATGCTTTGTCTCTAATATCTGTGAATCACTAATGGGTTATGGTTCATTAGGAGTTAACCAAGGTGTCAGGTTGAAATGGCATCTGCTGAATAGTGGATGGGTTAAGGTTAATGTTGATGGGTCTTCTAATATGAATGGACACTATCTGATGGTTGGTTGTGTGGTGAGAGATTCTACTGGGAATTGGTTGGAAGGCTTCAGGAAATATATTGGCAGAGGCTCTGCTCTAAAGTCTAAATTACGGGTTATTTTAACTGGTCTTGAAGTGGCTCGCCTACAAAACTACATTAAGATTATTGTTGAGAGTGGCTACTTGGATGCTATTGAGATGATATTGGGAAATTTTGTGAGTACTAATTTGATGACACTTATACGACAGATTATGGAAGCTAAGAGGCAATTAGaagaagttaaattttagtttgttcCAAGGGAGGGTAATAAGGTGGTAGATTGGCTAGCTCAATTAGGCTCAAATATTGATGTTGAACTCACTCTTCTTGAGTTCCCTAACTTTTCTGTTAGAGAACTTCTATTAGAAGATAAATTTGGTGCATCACATGTAAGAAGTACTTAATTTAAAGGCAGTCGATTACCTTCTTTcttcataaaagaaaaaagattgtGTAAACCTAGAAGAGGCCGCCTAATTAAATCTAATGGGTTTGACGGAAAATGTTAGattaaaagctaaaaaatgtgtaaatttaaaaGTAGAGAAATAATTGAGTAAATAAAAATAGAGAATTAAATCCGCacaatttaataagtaaattaagTATTCTcgtaattttacctttttatgaaaaactttggtgtttttttttttttttacttgaaacTTCTACAACTCCAAGCCATGTAGAAACCTAAAACAAACACTCCATGGTGTTCATCAGCTTCTTTGTCATTAAAGCACAAAAATAAACAAAGGGGAGAAGAAGAGAATTCGGGTAAGAACTTAATGACAAATTTGAAGTCCTGAAACTTCCGATTCAAGgaacttaaatttcttttcattgtAAAGAAAAAGGGTTATTTCTTACACACACACCCCCTCAACAAAAAAGGGTCGATCGATCTAACACAAAATTCCAATGAAATCATGATAAATAATCCatattctcctttttctttttcttcaatacCATATCTTGACTGACCCCTTTGGACTGTATGTTTTTTATGAAGTTGGATAAGTAGTTTTAACTAGGAAGATGAGGAAGCTTTTGTGgatgtaatattatgattaaagTTGCGACAGTACTGAAAGCTGTTTTCCTCCATTCTTTCAACCACGAAATGTGCAAGCGTGTCATTGTATTCCACCAGGTTTTCCTTGCACAAAAACTCATCCCCAGACATCTTCTCCACATCTCTGTAATAATCATGAACGAATATGTGAGTCTTTGGATTGCCCCCTTTTTTGCTTCTCGCTAGCACCCCCGAAGTGAAGATGGGTTGCATTCTTCCAGGTCCGTCGGGTCCATCACCTCTTGGTCCATCAATCAATATTAAATCCCAATCCACTTCGTAAACATGGTTCGGCAAATCATTGATCCCAAGCTTGCACTCTGAGAACAACAGGTTTTGGACCGGCCTGCACTCGTTCCGAATCTGTTCTTTAGCCGATGTTATTAGCTCCCTGGTTTCACTAATCTTGGTCGTGTATTGTACATCGTAGGCATCGATTTCGGGATGTAACTCTTCGTAATAAGCGGCGTAATACCGGTTTTCGTCGATGAAAACTGTGCGTCCGTTGTGGTTCAAGGACTTCCAGAGAAGGGTTTCTTGTGTTAGACCGAAAACAAGGAAGTTGCAAGGGGAAGAACATTTCCTCAGCACATCGGAGATTGGCTTGAGCTCTGAGTATGTCATGTGGTAACTATCGTTGGATTTTGAAGAATAGTGGAGGAGGGTGTTGACCACGGTGGTTGGCAACGGCGGACCACCAATGGCGGAGCCTGCAGGGCCGGTGACAGTTGTGCTTGGGGCAGTAGTTATAGTAGAAATCGACTCTCTGGTGTATATAAGAGTTAGAAGGAAAGCTATGGTGAAGAAGGAGACAAAAGCAAGAAGCCATAATCTGTTTGAGCTTCCTTGTTTTTGGATATAAGGATGGAGGAGAATTAGCTTAGTATTGGTGTTACTGGTCTTCATTTTATTCTGGATTCTCTgtcaaaaacaaaaaaggaacaaGTGCTCTACTTCTTAACACTTTTTCCCCCTCTTCTATTGAAATGAATCAGAAGATTTTGGTCTTCTGATGAGAAGATTGAGAGAAAAATGGGGTTTGATTTAAGGATGGATATACATAAGGTTGAAGCAATGTAAGAGATTAGCCAACATGAACTGATATTACACACAACCTAATAATGTTCTAGAATCCAAATTAAACCACATGGAAAACAAATTAAgtattttctttctcattttttaaaaagttggTTGGTTTTCTTTCTATGCAAACATTGTGCGGTTGTtgaaacttaataataataataatacattcaACAAGTGTCTGTTATTATAACTTTTCTTGGGCTTGCATGTTTTTATATTGCCATCAGTTGATTCCTGATTACTGAAATTGAAAATCCaatattttatcaataaatcaCATTATCATTAACCtcggatatatatatataaaagttcaTTAATTATTTAGTCgagttttatataaaaatatattgtaacATAAATGTTAAAATTGTTAGTTGACGTGAGTGATGATTATGGTGAAAAGGGGGTGATCCAAGACATGATGTGGCATGAAAAGCAGGGGAAAAACAGGGTGGCTGGAGGCAAGGGAGTTGGTGGATTGGGGAACTATTATTGTGAGTGACCCCATAACTAATTACAATCCAAAAGTCGTTTTGCCTTTGATCAATTTCAGGTTTAGTTCTCACGTAACCTTTTTAAATATAAtgccatttcttaattaattagTTACCACTGAAGCTGACAATTCACCTACTCAAAAATTCCCATTTACAGTGCATCCGGATTATTTCATATTTGCATAATAACTGTAAAAAATATTATGTGGGTTTTTTTGGATTGGTTCCGCCGTTAACAAACAAATCATGCTGCATTTTCTTTATTCCTTGctctataattttaatttttttttattttttttagtatttttcatattagttttatgatttatattCAAGATTCCTAACTatcttttcaataatattattttaaggtttaaacTTCATTTTCTCTTATAATCTGTCTTACCACTGcatctaatattttttattattttaatttttgactaGATGAAaagtttataatataataatgttaattattttttaaaatcataaaaagatatctaattaatctaaacaattaattttgaactaaaaaacataaaactcTCATcatacttaaaatacttaaaaaatatcttcaaaattcggaataaataaataataaaataataatacctAATAAATACAATACTGCACTCATATCAAataaaaacataagcctaaaaaTCGAACCTAATaagatttaaactcgaattaaaatcCCGAAACTCATAATTTCCGTAATAACCTCGTCTAGAGATTCTACTtgcgcagtcttcactaaaacggtcataacttgagctcctaaACTTGAAATCAAGTGATTGAAAGTGTATTTCAAAACTAAGAAATAGATCTTTGAACCCTATAAGACATCTCAACCCAAATATATCTGGATCCTACCCAAAAAGTCATCGCAAGTTGATTgattttccaaacttgaaaattcaCACCTTcgatgaatggaatttaataaatttcat from Gossypium hirsutum isolate 1008001.06 chromosome D12, Gossypium_hirsutum_v2.1, whole genome shotgun sequence includes these protein-coding regions:
- the LOC121224077 gene encoding uncharacterized protein, translated to MVDRLKVEGKVVNTREGNTELVVLDQADNGQIQGRPSGVVHGVKATRYSWTIHQKSDGALKGVYGSPRRNLRKDLWYGLSCIATNINLPWLITGILMLCLMRMRKKGGSNRVVVIQLSSRYV
- the LOC107945484 gene encoding protein IRX15-LIKE, producing the protein MKTSNTNTKLILLHPYIQKQGSSNRLWLLAFVSFFTIAFLLTLIYTRESISTITTAPSTTVTGPAGSAIGGPPLPTTVVNTLLHYSSKSNDSYHMTYSELKPISDVLRKCSSPCNFLVFGLTQETLLWKSLNHNGRTVFIDENRYYAAYYEELHPEIDAYDVQYTTKISETRELITSAKEQIRNECRPVQNLLFSECKLGINDLPNHVYEVDWDLILIDGPRGDGPDGPGRMQPIFTSGVLARSKKGGNPKTHIFVHDYYRDVEKMSGDEFLCKENLVEYNDTLAHFVVERMEENSFQYCRNFNHNITSTKASSSS